Genomic segment of Plasmodium vinckei vinckei genome assembly, chromosome: PVVCY_10:
TAGAATCAAAAATTCATGTATCCTTAAAAATTCTATTATTAATTCATATACTTATATCGATAATTCTATAATAGGTTCAAAGTCTTGTATAGGCAGTTGGTCTAGAATTGAAGGCTTGTGTGTGTTGGGAgaaaatgttaatataaaaccagagctatttataaataatgcatTTATTCTTCCATACAAAGAAGTGACTGCCTCTATTTACGAGAAAGGGGCAATCATTATGTAGTCGGATCAGTTACTCTCCCATTTTATCCAAATCTATGCAAATACGCAAACCTTTTTcgaattaatttatttaaagtaAAACTGATAAATCGaccatttttatcactATTCATGTGTGTGTAAAGGGAATACACAAAGTATTTCCTACTATctctcattttttttttcatttttctttccatttttctttccattttttgatttacATTTGCGTGCACATAGCTCTTGCTTATATACCTTTTCGGGTTCGCAAAAACATTCATATAAACTTCcatcaaattaaaaaaaataaaatgaataaattgtcactattatttttaataaacatatttgtaataaattttaattaacaaaatgaaGGATCATCTAgttaaatatgataaatacttaaaatatgataaccCTATAATTGTAGAAGAtagtgaaataaataataaaaatttgaaagaTGAAAAGAAtgtgaaagaaaaaaatattattagggtgatacaaaaaattcgaaaaaatttaaaatcaaatatgttatataaaaatggtaataaaaatatatatatttttaataatccaatatatgatatttttccaattaaatattctactgaaaaaaaaacagaatatatttcttatgtatcaaaaataacaaacgaagatgatatattattttgtctaaaaaaaatatttgagcatactaaaaatatgtactccaaatatatgattataAAGGATGAGTCATTAGAAGAATTGctatccatt
This window contains:
- a CDS encoding dynein-associated protein, putative; translated protein: MKDHLVKYDKYLKYDNPIIVEDSEINNKNLKDEKNVKEKNIIRVIQKIRKNLKSNMLYKNGNKNIYIFNNPIYDIFPIKYSTEKKTEYISYVSKITNEDDILFCLKKIFEHTKNMYSKYMIIKDESLEELLSIFMEICRQVSVISLSRGILLKQLFNYNAVLLAHYHKLVKSSIAFNLKKQTKQNDILNNYINQIETKKKQINDLKNSLLLTEEIIQTEKTNFQIELSKETLMYENKIDKLKKANQRKKDDFTRILQL